One genomic segment of Candidatus Zixiibacteriota bacterium includes these proteins:
- the lon gene encoding endopeptidase La yields the protein MKLKHNTETIEIKSRLPVVPLRDVVVFPHMIYPLLVGRKMTVNALQEAMVRDKQLFLMAQRSPSIEVPATEDLFDVGVVARVLQVMKMPNGTLKVLVEGLVRAEVVRLAKTENHLSARIRVIPPDVEQYDRETEALSRKVTEQFAEYIRLNRRIPDEVLVSVASIEEYTQLADTIAAHILHKIETKQAILSAYSIKEQFRILTDVLTEEIEILRLEQKIDGSVRDSMSRSQREMYLQQQLKAIKDELGQADDQSADVEDLLSQLSSRAYPQRVKEKAEEEIKRLSRMHPYSAESGVVRSYVEWLLALPWEITTEDRTDFNEVQTILDGDHYGLEKAKKRILEHLAVIRLAGKVKGPILCLVGPPGVGKTSVGRSIARAMGRNFVRMSLGGIHDEAEIRGHRRTYIGAMPGRIIQALKKTESSNPVFLLDEIDKVGKDFRGDPASALLEVLDPEQNNTFSDNYLEVEYDLSEILFITTANTTASIPAPLRDRMEIIRLPGYLEFEKASIARDYLFPKVKKEMGVESMDLSLKDDAMYEVIRYYTREAGVRELERKLTEMVRKTAVDLARGRRIRRVVFNKAKVGKLLGPRRYVDTNLKTHPTVGYAVGLAWTEMGGEALPVEVLPMRGKAKLTLTGSLGDVMRESASAALSYIRNHTKRYGLADEFYEEIELHVHIPEGAVPKDGPSAGITLAVAMLSSLTGIPVRTDIAMTGEITLTGDVLPIGGLNEKLLAAKRNGITEIIVPERNRKDLPDLQPELLDGLQLHFVRRIDDVIKLAMTQAPGDRQTRRAQQPAANRPS from the coding sequence ATGAAGCTGAAACACAACACTGAGACGATAGAGATCAAATCGCGCCTGCCGGTGGTCCCGCTGCGCGATGTCGTGGTCTTTCCGCATATGATTTACCCGCTTTTGGTCGGGCGCAAGATGACGGTGAACGCCCTGCAGGAGGCGATGGTCCGGGACAAGCAGTTGTTTTTGATGGCGCAGCGGTCGCCCTCAATTGAAGTTCCCGCGACCGAGGATCTGTTCGATGTCGGCGTCGTGGCCCGCGTGCTGCAGGTCATGAAGATGCCGAACGGGACGCTGAAGGTGCTGGTTGAGGGGCTGGTTCGCGCCGAGGTAGTGCGGCTGGCCAAGACCGAGAACCATTTGTCCGCACGCATCCGCGTGATACCGCCCGATGTCGAGCAGTACGATCGCGAAACCGAGGCGCTGTCCCGCAAGGTGACCGAGCAGTTTGCGGAATACATTCGGCTCAACCGTCGGATACCCGACGAGGTACTGGTGTCGGTGGCGTCGATCGAGGAGTACACGCAGCTGGCGGACACGATCGCCGCCCATATCCTGCACAAGATCGAAACGAAGCAGGCGATTTTGTCGGCGTATTCGATCAAAGAGCAGTTCCGCATTCTGACCGACGTCTTGACCGAAGAGATCGAAATACTGCGCCTGGAGCAGAAGATCGACGGCTCGGTGCGGGACTCGATGTCGCGTTCGCAGCGCGAAATGTATTTGCAGCAGCAGCTCAAGGCGATCAAGGACGAGCTGGGTCAGGCGGATGACCAGTCGGCCGATGTCGAGGACCTGCTTTCGCAGTTGTCGTCCCGGGCCTACCCGCAGCGTGTGAAGGAGAAAGCCGAAGAGGAGATCAAGCGGTTGTCGCGGATGCATCCGTATTCGGCGGAGTCCGGCGTGGTGCGCAGCTATGTCGAGTGGCTGCTGGCGCTGCCGTGGGAAATCACGACCGAGGACCGCACGGACTTCAACGAAGTGCAGACGATTCTCGACGGCGACCATTACGGCCTGGAGAAAGCCAAAAAGCGGATACTCGAGCATCTCGCGGTGATCCGTCTTGCGGGCAAAGTCAAGGGGCCTATCCTGTGCCTGGTCGGGCCGCCCGGGGTGGGAAAAACGTCGGTGGGCCGGTCGATCGCACGGGCGATGGGTCGGAATTTCGTCCGCATGTCGCTGGGCGGGATCCATGACGAGGCCGAAATACGCGGGCACCGGCGCACGTATATCGGCGCCATGCCGGGACGGATCATCCAGGCTCTCAAGAAAACCGAGTCATCGAACCCGGTCTTTCTGCTCGACGAGATCGACAAGGTCGGAAAGGACTTTCGCGGCGACCCGGCCTCGGCCCTGCTCGAAGTACTCGATCCGGAACAGAACAATACGTTCAGCGACAACTATCTCGAGGTCGAGTACGATTTATCGGAGATCCTGTTTATCACGACGGCGAATACAACTGCGAGTATCCCCGCGCCCCTTCGAGACCGGATGGAGATCATCCGCCTGCCCGGATATCTCGAATTCGAGAAGGCGTCCATCGCGCGCGACTACCTGTTTCCGAAAGTCAAAAAGGAAATGGGTGTCGAATCCATGGATCTGTCGCTGAAGGACGACGCAATGTACGAAGTGATCCGGTACTACACGCGGGAGGCGGGGGTACGGGAACTCGAGCGCAAGCTTACCGAGATGGTGCGCAAGACCGCGGTGGACCTCGCCAGGGGCAGGAGAATCCGCCGCGTGGTGTTCAACAAGGCGAAGGTCGGCAAGTTGCTCGGACCGCGCCGTTATGTAGACACGAATTTGAAGACGCACCCGACGGTCGGCTATGCGGTCGGACTGGCGTGGACCGAAATGGGCGGCGAAGCGCTGCCGGTCGAAGTGCTTCCGATGCGCGGCAAGGCCAAGCTGACGCTGACCGGATCGCTGGGCGACGTGATGCGCGAGTCGGCGTCGGCCGCGCTGTCGTACATTCGCAACCATACCAAGCGGTACGGGCTGGCCGACGAGTTTTACGAAGAGATCGAGCTGCACGTGCACATCCCGGAAGGAGCCGTCCCCAAAGACGGACCATCGGCGGGAATCACTCTGGCGGTGGCGATGCTTTCGAGCCTGACGGGGATACCGGTCCGTACGGACATCGCGATGACCGGGGAGATCACGCTGACGGGAGACGTGCTGCCGATCGGCGGATTAAACGAGAAGCTGCTTGCGGCCAAGCGGAACGGCATCACCGAGATAATCGTGCCCGAGCGGAACCGCAAGGATCTGCCGGACCTTCAGCCGGAACTGCTGGACGGTTTGCAGCTGCATTTCGTGCGGCGGATCGATGACGTGATCAAGCTGGCGATGACGCAGGCGCCGGGCGATCGGCAGACTCGCCGGGCACAGCAGCCGGCGGCGAATCGTCCGAGTTGA
- a CDS encoding serine/threonine-protein kinase, with protein MDHLHIRQYRLTNLLGTGRHGETWLAIDEALQRPVVLKFLPSALVTDAEFRQGFLDAMKRLNALKHRSIAAFFTIDTETDRPFIVREYAAGVPLRAHTRGEPVFYSEFLGMALQLAGVLQAAHVEDVALGNISPDNIIVDDDLRMVLVDSCLPWSGDQDESDAAVVGSCRYRSPEQLSGELPTPASDMFSLGAVFFELLTGEPAFEGATLAAIRTAVMSIPVSFQSMAAQRVPPEARLLLERMCAPDPADRLSALSLVASLQEMREQHTREVVDRPSDEEPPSGNPRRVLVLSAIAVILVIIWFLMTYRGY; from the coding sequence ATGGACCATCTCCACATTCGACAATATCGCCTGACCAACCTGCTCGGTACGGGTCGGCACGGGGAGACGTGGCTGGCGATCGACGAAGCGTTGCAGCGACCGGTCGTCCTGAAGTTTCTTCCGTCCGCGCTCGTGACCGATGCGGAATTTCGGCAGGGGTTTCTTGATGCGATGAAGCGCCTCAACGCGCTGAAGCATCGGTCGATCGCGGCGTTTTTCACGATTGATACCGAGACCGACCGTCCGTTCATCGTGCGGGAATATGCCGCCGGCGTCCCGCTTCGGGCGCACACGCGCGGCGAGCCCGTGTTTTACTCCGAGTTTCTCGGGATGGCGCTCCAGCTGGCCGGTGTCCTGCAGGCGGCGCATGTCGAGGACGTGGCGTTAGGCAATATCAGCCCCGACAACATCATTGTCGATGACGACCTCCGGATGGTGCTGGTGGACTCCTGTCTGCCGTGGAGCGGCGATCAGGATGAATCCGACGCGGCCGTCGTGGGCTCATGCAGATATCGTTCACCGGAGCAGCTCTCCGGCGAGCTACCGACGCCCGCCTCCGATATGTTTTCGCTTGGAGCGGTGTTTTTCGAGCTTTTGACCGGCGAGCCCGCGTTTGAAGGCGCCACGCTTGCGGCGATACGCACGGCGGTGATGTCGATCCCGGTGTCGTTTCAGTCGATGGCGGCGCAGCGCGTTCCACCGGAGGCGCGTCTGCTGCTCGAGCGGATGTGTGCGCCGGATCCGGCCGACCGGTTGTCGGCGTTATCGCTGGTGGCGAGCCTTCAGGAGATGAGGGAGCAGCACACGCGGGAGGTCGTGGACCGACCCTCGGACGAGGAGCCGCCATCGGGGAATCCGCGACGGGTTCTGGTCTTGTCGGCAATAGCTGTCATCCTGGTGATCATCTGGTTTTTGATGACCTATCGCGGCTATTAA
- the yihA gene encoding ribosome biogenesis GTP-binding protein YihA/YsxC: MGARGFNAEFVGSFFDMQQIPVDRRPHVALAGRSNVGKSSLLNRLVGRRGLAKVSGTPGKTRSLNFFLVNGAFYLVDLPGYGYARVAKEIKESWGRMIETYLRTSTALAGLILLIDSRREPTPEDVQLLDWLAAREVPALIALTKADKLTRSQLGRQEAHLERDLGLSAIVTSVKTGVGKLELQRAITELVEDFTVR, from the coding sequence ATAGGAGCGAGAGGGTTTAACGCGGAGTTTGTCGGCTCGTTTTTCGACATGCAGCAGATTCCGGTGGATCGGCGACCGCATGTCGCGCTGGCCGGACGGTCCAATGTCGGAAAGTCATCGCTGCTCAACCGCCTGGTCGGTCGCAGGGGGCTGGCCAAGGTATCGGGGACGCCCGGCAAAACGCGCTCGCTGAATTTCTTCCTCGTGAACGGGGCGTTTTACCTGGTGGACCTGCCCGGCTACGGATACGCCCGGGTGGCGAAAGAGATCAAGGAATCATGGGGCAGGATGATCGAAACGTATCTGCGCACGTCGACCGCCCTCGCGGGCCTGATACTGCTGATTGACAGCCGTCGGGAACCCACACCGGAAGACGTTCAGCTTCTCGACTGGCTCGCCGCCCGCGAGGTGCCCGCCCTAATCGCGCTGACGAAAGCGGACAAGCTGACACGCAGTCAGCTCGGTCGGCAGGAGGCGCACCTTGAGCGGGACCTGGGGTTGTCGGCGATCGTGACGTCGGTCAAGACCGGCGTCGGCAAACTCGAATTGCAGCGCGCGATTACCGAACTGGTAGAAGATTTCACAGTACGCTGA